The stretch of DNA GAATCAAATAATGTAGGATTGTGCTCAACCCATGTATGTGTCATTAATTTTACACCAAATACAGATAATGATATGCACGTGAACAGTTATTAAACGCAAAACCTTATGCGTCGAAAGTTGATTTGGATACAAATTGGTTTCCATGTCCCAAAATGCTTAGCAGGCTCTATCAATAGCAAACAATTCACAAAAGTTTCTCGGGTCCCATCACCCAGATTGATGGTACAAATCTAGGTTTAAAGTTTATGTATATTCAAAGATGACATCAAAAATACATGAAAAGACGCAAAAGAACATAAAGTAGGTACACAAAGATTTTATGAAAACACTTACTGGACAGGGCATTCTCCAAAATGATGAGTTTCTCTGCGACAAGTTTCTGAGGATTCACTGAGATCACCCATACAGTTCTGTTCACCTACTTCGAAACCACCGTAAGCAGCCGGAGAAGAGAACGAAAGGCTCCTACGGAGATGTGGGCTCGACGACTCCTCACTCTTCGGATACCTTTTTCGTGATTTGAAGCTTGACTCCTCAGGAGTTCGAGAGCCCCCGTAAAGCGTTTCTCCTGCTGTAGTCTTTGCATCCTTCTTCTTGTGGTTGGAAGTCGGGGGAACCACATTTGTACAACCATTGTTGGCTGCAGATGATCTGAATGAAAAGAACCTTCGCATCTTTTAAACTCTACAAGGATTCGCCCATCAGAAGCATACTAACTCACTTCAAGTTGAAACCTTTTCACCTACCTGAATTGAAAAATTCTTCAAAACTTGaaagaattaggtttctaaacaTATACTATGACAATTAGATAATAACAAGGCTTCTCGAATCATTTGGAATTGGGTTCAATTCGAGAAGACAAAGTTGAAACTGGTATCAAAAGCTTACAGATAAGCATTTAAGGAGTGCTACAATAACAATCAATAACTATAGAGAATGCGCCGCACCGaagaaaaagtgcaaaatttgtgcgaaaaaagaaacaaatttgtGTCACTAAAATGGTCGAACAGATTGTAGGCATTAACAAAATCCACCctataatccaaaaaaaaaagttggtgaaaCATTACACGCAGAAAAACCAATAGAGAGATCGCGAAAAAGAAACCCTAATAGAAAAACCGCATCAAATCGAAACGCTTCCATAGTAATCAGATCACCATTGGGTGTCAAAAaaataagcaataaatcataattacaaaaagagtaaaaaaaaaataccacaaGAATTAGGGCACTCTTCTCGACCTCCTTCCTCTCCAAATCCAAGAAGCTACTAAATCAAAACCCCTCTTTTGTGAGAGAAACCAAACAAACAGAGATTAAAAATGCAATAAATGAATACAATTAGGCAAATTAAACGCGATTTATTCACATTAATTGGATCTAAAACTGAAGTGGGAGGAATCGAGCGAATGTTACCGTTGAGCTCCTCTCCGATTTCGCAGAGATCTTTTCTCTCCGATTCCTCtgtttttttcgtttttgtttttttgctgaTTCCACAATTTaaggaaatttaaaaataagaaaaagaaacaggAGCGGTGATTCGAAAAAAGAAGTGTGTGGGGGGGAACTACGCAGCGGTATATTTGCCCTTCGATTACTAGTTATTCACGGATTTGCCACTGAAGCCCAAAATGAACGATAAGGCCGCAGTGGCGGTGTTGTAATATTCAGTATTATTGTGGGTAATTTCGACGTGATATTTGACCGTTCATAGAGTTTGCACCGGTTACATGGAGGGAAAATATTTTGAGTATGTTGCGTAAACCTGGTGTACTTACACACAATGGACCACTTCCCTATTTAAtgattagttttataaaaatctaaaaccaaacaaaaaaatatatactgaaTTACTGCGTGGAaaacataaaatgaaaaatgcaaaaccaaaattaaatttgacatAAATTGTTCCAGATGTTAATGATAGAGAAGAgccatatttaatttaaaaataaattggtgtctaaattttaagctttacTTTTTTTGTACTGTTTGAACGTCATACATCATGATCATACTATAAGATTTTTGCCGTGGTGTAGGACATGGCGCATGAGATGTAATTATACACGAGGTGCAGGAATAATTTACAATGGCAGGAAAGTAAAATTATTTcagtaatttatttattattaggaGTTAAGCTTGTAAAGGTGTTACCAGGAAaggtataaataatttgaatgAATGGGGGACcattttagtaatttttcttaaaaagtaGGGGCAATGTTGTAATTCTACATGTCAATCATGGAGCCGTTGTGAAAAGAAATGGTCTCCGTGGCGCGGGCTTGGAGCGCAATTTTGAGATCCCGCCCACAATGCTGAGAAGTAAATTTACGGAAAAACCCTTTATTAAAttgtatagaaaaaatttcaaatattatctttacagtactttctcactttagtgctctatgatttaaaatgtatcactttcataccttgtaattttatttttctctttttattatctctttcacaaatttttttaattaaatccgtaacaaagttaaaactgaatgatactaaattgaatattcaataaaccacatgtagggtatctgaagtattttgtatatgatttaacgaaaagttaacgtaggaactgacgaaaagagaaaaatgaaatcacatggtactaaagtgatacactttaaaatatagggtactaaagtgagaaagtgtaaaatctGGAatatggtatttgaagtttacctaattataaactattttatttaaaattcaaaattaatttaattatttcgaTCAATTATTCAGTTTGAATATTTATCAAGTGCTCATGTAACtggtatagaaaaaaaaaagatttacatTTTAACAATTTTCAATTTGTACCTGAAACTTAAATTGTTGATCAATATCTTATtctcctattattattatttatattgaaCGCAATAAGAAAAGGAATACTAAGTCTTTCACGATCtcaaaagaaaaccaaaaaaaaaaaaagaataaataatcgTACGTATCTGACCCACCGATCGAATTTGGATCAGATTTGGTAGATTCAAGTCAAACTTAAACCCACGAGCTTTCAAATTGCCACAAAAATATATGttcttattaaataataatatcaaatatgtcaccctaattaatttttttcgccAAACTCCGTGGTACCAAGTCATTAAAgttattaggttttcggtcctttaatgaagggatgtgtgcttagaatgatagtgattctTCAAAATTTAGTGAGTAATTagtataatagtataatttaaggaatgaaaataatcaaaagtttaaatctaaaaatgaaaaatttggTAACACTAAATGCTTAATTAATGCTTGATAGTATTATAgcctgactctctctctctctctcaagtggtatagatcatgttcaacggagctgatcgtcaatttggaagctctatcatcgaaaacaaataaatagtaaaacggctcgtttactactgatagtattctagcaaaactctatatatatatatggggagagagagagagagagagagagagagtagatctactatactatcggaagtataaagtaattgatattttcaattttttatccCTTAAATCAAcaccattgatcatttctaatcattagattaatattattaaccaatagggactactcaaccctaagaagACCGCTATCATCCGTAAAATTTTTGATCCACGggcaaaaaaattagaagcaccgactactttatgcttccgatagcatagtacatctacactatatatatatagtatatacttaatatatatatttatatataatatatctatataatatattataataaatactcTTGTTTCTTTGcaaaatacaaaagagaacAACATAGCTTGCACGTAAAACGAGCAGAAgagaatttatttcaaatccaATGTATTCACATCACCAAACAAATCACaccaaaaaaaagggttaaacaTATGCTTCATATACATTAATGCATAGTACAACAACAAGGATTACTCATTATTAACGTTCAGAGATGAGCTGTTGTGCCTTGCAAGCATATGAGCattttttcttgtaattttttagccGTCGGATCACTTCAAAATCTGATACAGTATTAGCAAAAGAAAGATTTATGGCACACATTGTTAATAGTATTGTATAATCCTCCTGAAAGCGTTCCGATGACGAAAAAATCGCAAGCACAAATACTCCTGCGCTATAAAAACACATGAGCTCAATTCTcagttttcaaaattatatatatattaatcactTCTCTTCTGCAACTTGTTCTCTGGCGCCGTCCTTTTCCCTTTTGGGATAAGCAGGAGCggaaggaggaagaggaagaggaagaggaagagaatgagggggagagggagagggagagggaccAAGGTTCGACGGCTGGCGGTGGTGCCTGCACCGGAACGAGCCCACGTGCGTGGTCGGAGCGCAGACGCAGGTTCGGGTGCCCCCCGAAAGGGTCGAAAGCGAGTCGGTCGACCACGACTTCCTCATCGAGCTGAGCTTAAGCTCCGGCTGGTTGTACTGCTTCAGCTCGCTGCCCATGTTACAAATCTGCTCAAAGATTAAGATTTAGTcgtgatgaattttttttttctaaaaaaaagagaaaataaattgtaGCAAAAAATGTTGTTGTCAATTGATTCACACACGATTCCTACGACTATTTCTTTCGAAGCATTTGATATGTGCGACGTCGAACAGAACGTATCACCAAGCtcttcaaaaaatttgaaaaagtcGGAGGCCGAGATTAGCCTCTAAGTTATCAAATCATGATCACGGCCAATTGAGAAATGCTTTATTAAGTTAACATGACATATTTCGtcaaaattactaaaaattttgataattgtgataataaaaaatatgttaggaagctaataattaaaaaagttagagTCTAAAGTTTATATTAATCAccacatataaaaaaaaagagagagaaaataaacaaGCTCATGTTAGAGATCTGCTCAAGGAGAAAATGTTCTCGATTCATTCCTCGAAAACttctgaaaaatattttgtaaaattttttcatgAAATATGGAAAACTatcagaaaaaatattttttctgaaaatcaaacagacaaaaaaatattttcgtatcacaaaactattttttgagatatttttcgGAAAATCAGATACCGCGAGTGAGATGGATTGGTTAATATTTCACCATCATAAAACtcataatcaatatatatatatatatattccaatcTCGTGTTCGTTCTAATCAAAACtcataatcaatatatatatatatatatatatatatatatatatatattccaggGAAAGATCTTCATTACTTGGATTTATTAAACTCGTttgaaaattatagaaatatttgCATAATTTAAATGCTCTCAAAAATAAACTCCGAAATCACAAACATGTTTAAATAATTTGTTAAGCGAAAAggctaaaattataaaaactcaCCTCGTATTTGAAACCAATCTCCTTCGACGCAGTTTTTGcacgagaagaagaagaagaagaagaagagcaacgAATGTGATAAAACTTTTCgagaataaaacaaaaaaaaaagggggggggcgtaaaattggaaaagaaaagtagAGGGGGTTCTATTAATAGGCCATAAAAAACAAGCCAATGATAGAGTCAACAAATTATTTTTGCTCCTTCCTCTCCTATTTCCCCTCTCTTACCGTTTCAAACTAGTTTAGTTTATGGCAAATTGTATCATCCGTCCCCATACTATTCCGCTGTATCAACTCGgtcctttcatttttttttttaatttaagtactTTGGTGTACTCTAAACATCGCATCGTTTTGCattgttgcaattttttttaattttttccaacgctaattttataaaatttaatgcaccggtcaatttatttattttttgttgccaCAATTTGTTAGCTTTAGCAATCAATCACCATCCTCTTCTAcactatttatataaaaattttattttaaaaaaggtCATAATACactgaattaaaatatttatgtataaaGTATAAAGACCAAGGCACAATATTGAGAAAGTACAGGGACTATCTATACattttacctatatatatatatatatgagtattaATGTGAACTGGCTATGGTTAATTAACGGTCCACGACCTCTGCAGGGTGTGAAATGACCAATTTGACCCTCAGACTTGTAGCCATGATTAcatgaataataatatttattaaattgtgttttaagttttaacacAACAAATGATTTATTAATAAGCTTTTCTTGTCCGAGTGGGTTAAGTGTGATGCTTAAGACGATGGGTTCataatgatttttttcttttgttttctttaaccTTTCAAAATCAATCTCTTGTAAAATTAAAGTTGTTTTTGTCAACCTCTAGACGAATTCTAGAAGGTTTATATAAAACGAAGTACCAACTTATTTTGCGGACTTTTGTGATTAATATGCCTCTACAAAATTTTTCGCCTATATATTTGGCTTCTGCTTTTAGTTATAATAATGGATCATAGAATTCaggtgaaaatattttttttttttgtcatatgATAATATTTCCTTCATTATTGAGCGTGggctaatttattttttattttttttgtttgaaccgAATTAATTATTGTTAAGTGTGAGTTCTTTTGAATCGGTTCAAGtacttcacatatatatatatatatatatatatatatatatatataNatatatatatatatatatatattgtttgaactaaattgaaattttttcttttttgagctTGAACCGAATCGGATCATACTTTTGCACTACGCTAAACCGTTTCTCTTCCACTTTCTTCGGCTATTATTTCTATTCATCGGCAagataaattttatcttttatcgTCATTTCTTTCACcgttattttctttctttttattgttattttctgtttttttttaattatctatttgTCACATCATATGGATTACATCTTATTAGAGCTAATTATTATTAGGGTTCAAACTAGATGTTGACCTTTGAATACACGGCTATTCCAGAAGATATCTCTAGAAGGTCCTGAAAGAGTTTATTGACTATTTTTAAACTTCACTATTTTAAAACTTCTTTGAATTAATTcgttcaaaatgaaaaaaaaagaaaaagaaaaagaaaaagaaaaaagaaaaacccattAACAGCATTGCATTTTTAATGACAGTGAAGTTACGGTCTTAGTAACaaaataattcatttttttttttataatgatcACATGTATATGTGTGCCTAGTACGaatcagaaaaataatattaaaactcTTCCACCACATGTTGCCTACGACTATTTCAATCCCACACACGATACCCTCTCTTTCTTTCGAAACATTTGATACATGCGACGTAGAACTGAATGTATCATCAAACTCttcagaaaatttgaaaatgtcAAAGCCGGGACTAGTCTTAAGTTATCAAATCATGATCATAGTCAACGCAAGAGATGCTTTATTAAGTTAACATGACAAATTTTGTCAGAATTACTAAAGATTTTGATAATTGTGATAGTACAAAATGTTAGGAagctaataataaaaaaggttAAGAGTCTAAAGTTTATATTAATCACCACATATAACGAGAAAATTATATTACAAATTAGTTGGTTACAGGATATGTATAGTTCCTAGATTGTACTTGAGGGGCTCTATAATATTTCATTTGGCCACATACttagaaattttttagaaatgattGATCCACACAAAGTTGGGGGCCACTAAGATGTGCTTAACACATAAATATGTTGGATGTGATGCTATTTCCGTGCAACccataatgaaaaaaaaaagaaaaaaacgaaaaaaaaaatcatattatcttggaaaaaattatatcatattatCTCGGACTTTGTTATTActccacaaattttttttttttccccagataatatgattttttttcctttttttttttctttctattatccTTTTTTATGTGGACCCCACCTAGGCCTTTATTAGGCCGGGTCCGGTCCAAGAGAAATTCTTAGCCGAGATTTGGGCTCTTTTGGGCCGGGCCGCTGGAGATTACCATCGACGCTTCATCTTGTCGAACAGGAAATCGAGGATaaggaattagggttagggttttgcttCGAAGCTTCACCATTTGCGAGCCCTAGTGTTcgacacctcctcctcctcctgcaaTGGCGGCCTCCGAGAAGGAGGCGGCGCTTGCCGCTGTTCCAACTGATTCTCCCACTATGTAAAAATCCACTCCATTTCCTCCTCTTAATTCTCTAATTTGTATGCATTTATTACATGGATTTGTTTTAGTTCTTTTTTCCCTAAATTATTTGCTTCTGTAAATCTCTCAAAACTATCATCTCTAAGCTTGCATGGTTTTTACACTTTTTATCATAGAAATTTGTGACCAATTTGTGTAAATTTAGGGAATTGAGCTAAATTGTTGCAATTCAAAGTGAGATACTGACGTGTGTGTTGGTTAATACTAGATTTAACTAGAGTGAGTGAAATACATTGAGGCGACGCTCGCCTCTTTTGCATTTTGCTTACGAGAATGGCGATCCATCGCAGAGTTCGTAATAATGTTTTCACATGATATTCTGTTCCTCTGAGATCTTCTTTTTCtcagtagaaaaaaaaaggacttggTAATATTGTTGCCCCACACTTTTTGCTAGATAGTACTACCAAATCTTTCATGTTATaaagggcttttgaggcttgttAACTTTACAGGTGCTCTCACAATTTATCGGATGACTCATTTTAACGTTACACAAAATTGATGCAGTGAAATAGATGCATAATAAAGTAGAATTTGTTTTCATGTTCCAAAGAAGAGAGACTCTCTTAATATTGTGTGTGGATGATCAGTGATTATTGTAAATGCAGATTCGACAAGATTATAAAGAAAGAAATTCCCTCCACTGTGGTTTATGAGGATGACAAGGTATTGtgtattttccttctttttttttgtttaacttGATTGCATCGATTGAACCCGTCATTCTTGATTATTGAACTATACATGAAATTGCTGATTACTCGAGCGTAGTTACTTCATACCGAAATTTGTTGTATGCTTTCATTTATGCTGTAATTTGTTCACTTCCTGATCTGTAAAATGTTTTGTATGTGGTTTGGCTGTTTATTGAATTGGTTGAAGAGGGCATTGCTATTTATATCTGAAAATAgaatctattaatataattgCAATCATACATTCTTGCATTGCTTTGTTATTTCCTATATTTTTCAGTGCCGTTGTATTTGTTGATGACCTTGTGATTTCCCCATTTTAAAGCCTCTTAATTTCATCCTTTACCATGTTAAGGATAATGCTTCTTCTCCATAGTCTTTTCGCAACTTAGCTAACACTGACTAACATTATGTGTTCGAacaaaaatagtgtttgatctttAATTATTTGTCGAAGGTGACAGATTCCAAAGGTGTGTGATTGTGTTGTTCTTTGTAACATatggttttcttttcttctccaagATTATCTTCTTAAATTCCTGCCAAAATCCTGGATTGCAATTGCAGGTTCTTGCATTTCGAGATATAAATCCCCAAGCTCCAACTCATATTTTAATCATTCCCAAAGTCAAGGATGGTTTAACTGGGCTGGCAAAGGTACTCTTCACCCATTATTACCGACAATCTGACCTTTTGTTGTTATCATTTTGATATTCAAACCTTTGATATTTGGACCTTATAGTGAATCAGTTTCAATTAAATTGAAAGTGAATGAAAGCATCTGATTTCTGTGGAGTTGTTCTTTTTTGAAAGTACGAGTTCTTATTTGAAAATCACATATGATTATGAGCTGTTGCTTAAATTTTTGCTCTTCAAATGACTATGGAAAATTCAAAGCAAATAATCTCGTGCTTAATGATAGCAGTTGAAGGCTGTTTTTATTCCTATACTTTCTGATATAAAAACCTTCGCAGATGTTGCTTGGAAGGTTAGCCATAGAGTAGACTAAACTCATTTTTTAGTCCAACTTATGGATAAATTGTATTAGTTCTGTTAATTTACAAGTCTGATTTTTGTATTCATGTAATATACATCATAAGAGATTAAAATGGGACTTTTCTTCGGGAGTGTCCCTGATCGCTGTATATTATTTGGCGAGAATCTGCTTGTTTGGTGGtacaaattttcatatataactCTGCTATATATCAATTTCTCAACATTATGTTGCAAAATGGAAACATAACTTCATAATTTCCGGCTTGAAAAGATTAAGAAACTGTTTCTCAATCGTGTTTCATAGGGTAACATCTTGCTACTTTCTGTAATACCATTGCTTATTTCGGATATCATCATCTACAGGCAGAGGAGAGGCACATCGAGATACTTGGCTACCTCCTTTACATCGCCAAAGTAGTAGCGAAGCAGGAAGGACTCGGAGACGGCTTTAGGATTGTCATCAACGACGGCCCCAACGGATGTATGTACATCTTGGAGCCCTTTGAGATCTTTTATTACTGTATTGTTCTACTAGTGACCTATATTTATTTGTTCCTTCGCAGGTCAATCTGTATACCATCTTCACCTCCATCTTCTCGGAGGGCGGCAGATGAACTGGCCGCCCGGCTAATGAGCTGCATTTGCCTTTGCATGATGGTTAAACTCTTCCAATGCATTTATGTTCTCTAATAAACCATGGCAAAGCTTGTGGCTACTTTGCATATGGGGTATTTTCTTCCATTAAAATGTAGGGAGAACATCTGTGACACACAAATTGAAACCATTATACATTTTTGTTAATGCTTGATTTTTAGTGATTTATGTGGTATTGAAACACTTTATTTGCAGCTTATAGCATTATTTATCCCAACTAAAACCTTAGTATAGGTAGAAAACTATTTGTTCCCATGTGAGAACATTGAGTTCCTGTAAATTAGTGAgttatttaagaattttttgtttttagaacAGTGCCCATAGGGGATGTAGGGATCACTGCAGTTGCTGAATCTACACTGTTAGCCTTTTAGCTTGCACAAATTattggtttattttttttataatttcccTGGTATTATGTCTTATTGTCTACGTTGCAGAGGATCCACAACCAACTATTATTTGTCACAAGCTCCTTCTAGAGTACTCGcaaaacataataatatatgtagatgcccataaatagaaggaaaatagTTTTCTCCAACCTGTAAACTGTACATGTTAGTGTGCAACcaacactaattttttatttgtagctTGTACCTTAATTTGGTTCCTCTAATTAAACCGAGCTTAGACTCTAGAAACTAAGGGATGGGATAGCTATCTCATCCTTGTGTGGGAATAGAGTTGGGAAtagttgttcccacccctatttaattttttcaaaaaaattaaaattttaaattttaaaaatttatagtttgtaattttaattaaaattataatattataattttaaattgtaaattttaaattttaaattgatattttaaaattttaaattttaatatattttggatttttaaatttagatttagtcttaatatgaaatttaaaatttaaaaatttagagcttttaattttcaaatttgagatttaaaaatttaaatttaaattttaaatatttgaaatttaaagattatatatttaaacataaaaatttaaatacaaaaattaaaaatttaaattcaaaaataatatatggggcaatattattatttt from Ananas comosus cultivar F153 linkage group 18, ASM154086v1, whole genome shotgun sequence encodes:
- the LOC109723741 gene encoding 14 kDa zinc-binding protein, yielding MAASEKEAALAAVPTDSPTIFDKIIKKEIPSTVVYEDDKVLAFRDINPQAPTHILIIPKVKDGLTGLAKAEERHIEILGYLLYIAKVVAKQEGLGDGFRIVINDGPNGCQSVYHLHLHLLGGRQMNWPPG